A stretch of Arachis hypogaea cultivar Tifrunner chromosome 15, arahy.Tifrunner.gnm2.J5K5, whole genome shotgun sequence DNA encodes these proteins:
- the LOC112747601 gene encoding WAT1-related protein At3g45870-like, with protein MAENGLGSSVVGGGGGGETWKAQLGMLIVPMIHGGYHVITKVVLNDGVNQIVYCAYRDLIALSILAPLAYFHEKQRRPPITKGLLISFFFVGLFGVVGNHLLFVIGLSYTNPSYASALEPTVPVFTFLFSLIMGIEKVNLLRYEGVAKVVGTVVCVSGAILMVVYHGPVVIGNSETGLQHVSQDASGMLIDGLKFIGLDQFSLGVICIIGHCLSMAAYLAIQAQLLKKYPTNISLTAYSYFFGAGLMVIISIFMSNEITDWILMPSEILAVLYAGIVASALAYGLITWCNKILGPIMIALFSSLQPACSTSLSLIFLGTPLYLGSILGGTFIIAGLYIVTWGSYKENQANAGVIAFESCVSDPLLQEKTVCQKAQD; from the exons ATGGCAGAGAATGGATTAGGGTCATCAGTGGTGGGGGGTGGTGGTGGAGGTGAGACATGGAAGGCACAGTTAGGGATGTTAATAGTGCCCATGATCCATGGTGGTTACCATGTAATAACCAAAGTGGTACTCAATGATGGTGTCAACCAAATAGTTTACTGTGCCTACAGAGATCTCATTGCCCTTTCTATCCTTGCTCCTCTTGCCTATTTCCATGAAAA GCAGAGAAGACCACCAATTACTAAGGGTCTATTAATCTCATTCTTCTTTGTTGGATTATTTGG GGTAGTTGGCAACCACCTTTTGTTTGTTATTGGTCTAAGCTATACTAATCCATCATATGCTTCTGCCTTAGAGCCAACAGTTCCAGTCTTTACATTTCTCTTTTCTCTAATCATGGG CATAGAAAAAGTGAACTTGTTAAGGTATGAAGGTGTGGCAAAGGTTGTTGGAACTGTTGTCTGTGTTTCTGGTGCCATATTGATGGTTGTATATCATGGTCCAGTTGTTATAGGAAATTCAGAAACAGGACTGCAACATGTATCACAAGATGCATCTGGAATGTTAATTGATGGGTTGAAGTTTATAGGATTAGATCAATTCAGTCTTGGGGTTATATGCATAATAGGACACTGCTTGTCCATGGCTGCTTATCTGGCCATTCAG GCACAATTACTGAAAAAGTACCCCACAAATATATCTCTCACGGCGTATTCATACTTTTTTGGAGCTGGATTGATGGTGATAATATCAATATTTATGTCTAATGAGATAACAGACTGGATTTTGATGCCGTCGGAAATACTTGCTGTTCTTTACGCT GGAATTGTTGCATCCGCCCTTGCTTATGGACTGATAACATGGTGCAACAAGATTTTGGGGCCAATTATGATTGCCCTTTTTAGCTCCCTTCAACCTGCATGTTCTACTTCCCTGTCTCTAATTTTTCTTGGTACTCCTCTTTACTTGGGAAG TATACTTGGAGGAACTTTTATCATTGCTGGCCTATATATTGTTACTTGGGGATCTTACAAAGAAAACCAGGCAAATGCTGGAGTTATTGCTTTTGAATCTTGTGTGTCTGATCCACTTCTTCAAGAAAAGACTGTGTGTCAGAAGGCTCAAGATTAG